One bacterium genomic window carries:
- a CDS encoding alcohol dehydrogenase catalytic domain-containing protein: MKAAVYEGPKRIILKEVPDPEIKPGEVLVKIKACAICGSDLRIYNQGHKLITPPRITGHEIAGKIAETGKEISGFKNGRKRKLCFYKG, from the coding sequence ATGAAAGCTGCAGTTTATGAAGGACCAAAACGCATTATACTAAAAGAGGTCCCGGATCCTGAAATAAAACCGGGCGAAGTTCTTGTTAAGATTAAAGCATGTGCTATCTGCGGCAGTGACCTCAGAATCTATAATCAGGGACATAAGCTAATTACACCACCCCGTATTACAGGCCACGAAATAGCAGGTAAAATAGCAGAGACAGGAAAAGAAATAAGCGGTTTTAAAAATGGGAGAAAAAGGAAGTTATGTTTTTACAAAGGATAA